From the Bacteroidales bacterium genome, one window contains:
- a CDS encoding DUF3822 family protein encodes MIPTVSPDLNILDESFDENRALSCKLAVQISSVHLACTVLDLQESRYLAAQIYRFPEQATAGDFCHQLREIAASGILSWHFASANLFVSNQLYTLVPWPLFNPSKQEDYLRFNLSGLQADVIYLTDRLPGLDAVVVFAIHRWLKDELSAIFGTARLHHTISPFVESILGRFKYAGSDPAVFLNIQPDIVEMLILDNHKVSLCNTFKYVTPEDLLYYTMFVLEQSGLTPDQVPLMITGEVGKHAPVIENLTAFFPHIDFVTRNDAFRYAPSFEEIPGHYLHNLLNAEHCEL; translated from the coding sequence ATGATTCCCACCGTTTCGCCGGATTTGAACATTCTCGACGAATCATTTGATGAAAACCGGGCACTTTCCTGCAAGTTAGCCGTACAAATTTCCAGCGTTCATCTTGCCTGCACAGTGCTGGATCTGCAGGAATCCCGTTACCTGGCTGCACAGATCTACCGGTTTCCAGAGCAGGCGACAGCAGGGGATTTCTGCCATCAGCTCAGAGAGATTGCAGCATCCGGAATTTTATCGTGGCATTTCGCCTCCGCCAATTTATTCGTTTCCAATCAGCTCTATACGCTGGTTCCTTGGCCCCTGTTCAATCCTTCCAAACAGGAAGACTACCTCAGGTTCAACCTGAGCGGGCTGCAGGCAGACGTAATTTATCTGACTGACCGGCTTCCAGGCCTTGATGCCGTTGTCGTTTTTGCCATTCACCGCTGGCTGAAAGACGAACTCAGTGCGATCTTTGGCACCGCCCGCCTTCACCATACGATCAGTCCGTTTGTTGAGTCCATCCTTGGCCGTTTTAAATATGCCGGCAGCGATCCGGCCGTTTTCCTGAATATTCAACCTGACATAGTCGAGATGCTGATCCTGGACAACCACAAGGTCAGCCTTTGTAACACGTTTAAGTACGTGACGCCGGAGGATCTTTTGTACTACACGATGTTTGTGCTTGAGCAGTCGGGGCTCACTCCGGATCAGGTCCCGTTAATGATCACGGGAGAGGTGGGAAAACATGCTCCGGTAATCGAAAATCTGACTGCCTTTTTCCCTCACATTGATTTTGTGACCCGTAATGATGCTTTCCGTTACGCACCTTCCTTTGAGGAAATTCCCGGACATTATCTTCATAATCTTTTAAACGCAGAGCATTGCGAATTATAG
- a CDS encoding RsmD family RNA methyltransferase: protein MRIIAGFLKGRKIVPPSNLPVRPTTDMAREGLFNILSNAFDFSTIRVLDLFSGTGLISLEFASRGCLDIVAVDIHPACCAFQKETTRRLQLDSIRAVRGDVFRFVRKSAAGFDLIFADPPFDHPRVPDLPDIIFNAGLLNPEGWYIQEHSARHAFAAHPRFYQHRKYGDVNFTILK, encoded by the coding sequence TTGCGAATTATAGCAGGTTTCCTCAAAGGGAGGAAGATCGTTCCGCCGTCAAATCTGCCGGTGCGCCCAACGACGGACATGGCCAGGGAAGGGCTGTTCAATATTCTTTCAAACGCATTTGATTTTTCCACCATCCGCGTCCTGGATCTCTTCTCCGGCACAGGTCTCATTTCACTGGAGTTTGCTTCCCGCGGCTGCCTGGATATTGTGGCCGTTGACATTCATCCGGCCTGTTGTGCTTTTCAGAAGGAAACCACCCGGCGGCTTCAGTTGGACAGCATTCGTGCCGTCCGTGGTGATGTGTTCAGGTTTGTGCGAAAATCCGCTGCCGGATTTGATCTCATTTTTGCGGATCCGCCCTTTGACCATCCCCGGGTACCGGATCTGCCTGACATCATCTTCAATGCAGGGCTTCTCAATCCTGAAGGCTGGTACATACAGGAACATTCAGCCAGGCATGCCTTTGCTGCACATCCCCGCTTCTACCAGCACCGAAAATACGGTGATGTGAATTTTACCATCCTGAAATGA
- the coaD gene encoding pantetheine-phosphate adenylyltransferase, whose amino-acid sequence MKKIAVFPGSFDPITRGHESIVQRALSIFDEIIIAVGQNIEKKYFFPLDRRMEWIRKVFNAYPQIRVESYQGLTVDFCRENGVLFIVRGLRTSADFEFERSIGQINKQIFPDIETVFLLATPEFTALNSSIVRDIIRNDGNPNPFIPEAIHGYLH is encoded by the coding sequence ATGAAAAAGATCGCTGTATTTCCGGGATCGTTTGATCCCATCACCAGGGGGCATGAATCCATCGTCCAGAGAGCGCTTTCCATCTTTGACGAGATCATCATCGCCGTGGGGCAGAATATTGAAAAAAAATATTTCTTTCCCCTGGACAGGCGAATGGAATGGATCAGGAAAGTCTTCAACGCCTACCCGCAGATCAGAGTGGAAAGTTATCAGGGGCTGACGGTGGATTTCTGCAGGGAGAACGGAGTGCTTTTCATTGTCCGCGGTTTACGGACATCAGCCGATTTCGAATTTGAAAGGAGCATCGGGCAGATCAACAAGCAGATCTTTCCTGACATTGAGACAGTTTTCCTGCTTGCCACACCGGAGTTCACGGCTTTGAATTCCTCGATCGTCAGGGATATCATCCGGAATGACGGCAATCCGAATCCTTTCATTCCTGAAGCCATTCACGGCTACCTGCATTGA
- the pyrE gene encoding orotate phosphoribosyltransferase, which yields MDFRNDISEKISEFLLLIKAVKLNVADPFTWASGIKSPIYCDNRITLSYPSIRTFIRQAYAKVITEEFGSVDLIAGVATGAIAHGVLVAEELGLPFVYVRASKKDHGLENVIEGKITPGQSVVVIEDLVSTGSTSLSTVRTLRGQDCIVKGMVAIFTYNLTKAIRNFEKENCILYALTDYDRLIQKALSEDYIRDEDLEALKQWRENPEAWGK from the coding sequence ATGGACTTTCGAAATGATATCTCTGAAAAGATCAGCGAATTTCTCCTGTTGATCAAAGCTGTCAAGCTGAATGTTGCCGATCCGTTTACCTGGGCATCAGGGATCAAATCTCCAATTTATTGCGATAACCGCATCACCCTGTCGTATCCGAGCATACGCACGTTCATCCGGCAGGCTTATGCCAAGGTGATCACCGAAGAATTTGGCTCAGTGGATCTTATCGCCGGCGTGGCCACAGGCGCCATTGCACACGGCGTCCTGGTGGCGGAGGAACTTGGCCTCCCTTTTGTCTATGTCAGAGCTTCCAAAAAAGATCACGGCCTGGAAAATGTCATCGAAGGTAAAATCACCCCCGGCCAGTCCGTCGTTGTGATCGAAGACCTTGTCTCAACCGGAAGCACGAGTCTGAGTACGGTCAGGACATTGCGCGGGCAGGATTGCATTGTCAAGGGCATGGTCGCCATCTTTACCTACAACCTGACCAAAGCCATCCGGAATTTTGAAAAAGAAAACTGCATCCTGTATGCGCTGACCGATTATGACCGGCTGATCCAAAAGGCACTGTCGGAAGATTATATCCGGGATGAGGATCTGGAAGCGCTGAAGCAATGGCGGGAAAACCCGGAAGCCTGGGGCAAGTAA
- a CDS encoding biotin--[acetyl-CoA-carboxylase] ligase, whose amino-acid sequence MAKQIIGSKIIYLDRVSSTNAFMLKEMKEHSFPEGCLVVAHYQYAGRGMDVNTWESEPGKNLTLSIVLYPGFLPLENQFMLNKVTSLGLYDFANQLPVDDPVKIKWPNDLYIGDRKAAGILINNMILGSSIISTVVGIGFNINQEVFFSGAPNPVSLKNVTEMEFSLNRCLTDLCHYLDKRYRDLRLGDFKRLNDDYLHCQYRSGGYYPFRYKGKRLLARIETVDDIGRLVVRTSVGDEICCDQKEIAYIIES is encoded by the coding sequence ATGGCAAAACAGATCATTGGCAGCAAAATCATTTACCTGGACCGTGTGAGCTCCACCAATGCTTTTATGCTGAAGGAAATGAAGGAGCATAGCTTCCCGGAAGGATGCCTGGTTGTTGCACACTACCAGTATGCCGGCAGAGGCATGGATGTCAACACCTGGGAAAGCGAACCCGGAAAGAACCTGACCCTCAGCATCGTACTTTACCCCGGCTTCCTGCCTCTCGAAAACCAGTTCATGCTGAACAAAGTGACAAGCCTGGGACTTTATGATTTCGCAAACCAACTTCCTGTAGATGATCCCGTTAAGATAAAGTGGCCCAACGATCTCTATATCGGCGACAGGAAAGCAGCGGGCATATTGATCAACAACATGATCCTGGGATCATCCATTATCAGCACTGTCGTAGGGATCGGCTTCAACATCAACCAGGAAGTTTTCTTCAGCGGCGCCCCCAACCCGGTATCCCTGAAAAACGTGACCGAAATGGAATTCAGCCTGAACAGGTGCCTGACGGATCTCTGCCATTACCTGGACAAACGTTACCGTGATTTGAGGCTGGGTGATTTCAAAAGGCTGAACGATGATTACCTGCATTGCCAATACAGGTCAGGAGGCTATTACCCCTTTAGGTACAAGGGAAAACGGTTGCTGGCACGAATTGAAACGGTGGACGACATCGGACGGTTAGTCGTCAGGACTTCGGTGGGAGATGAGATCTGTTGCGACCAGAAAGAGATCGCTTATATCATTGAAAGTTAA
- the rsfS gene encoding ribosome silencing factor, translating to MARTKSKKDTSEELSNLIVEGIQQRKGKNIVRLDFAGLHNAFCRFFIICQGNSRTQVEAIADSVDEIVKKTLGQDPWHSEGYENAEWILLDYVDVVVHVFQDKTRKFYRLEELWADAQVKQFDSEDSQFKAE from the coding sequence ATGGCCCGGACCAAAAGCAAGAAGGATACTTCAGAGGAGTTGAGCAACCTGATCGTTGAAGGAATTCAGCAACGAAAAGGAAAGAACATTGTTCGTCTTGACTTTGCCGGGCTGCATAACGCATTTTGCAGATTCTTCATCATCTGTCAGGGTAATTCCAGAACACAGGTAGAGGCCATTGCTGATTCTGTGGATGAAATCGTAAAGAAGACCCTCGGGCAGGATCCCTGGCACAGTGAAGGGTATGAAAATGCTGAATGGATCTTGCTGGATTATGTTGATGTGGTAGTGCATGTTTTCCAGGACAAGACCAGGAAATTTTACCGGTTGGAAGAATTGTGGGCAGATGCCCAGGTAAAGCAGTTCGACTCAGAAGATTCCCAATTCAAGGCAGAATGA